CGTTCAGCCACACGCTGAACGGCTGCTCGCGTAATGTGTCCATTGCATTGTCGAACGCACTGCAATGGAGCCGACGCCGCTCATGTCCGACCACGCTTCTCTCGACGGCAAGCGCCACCCGCCGCATGCCTTTCCCGCCCAGGCCAGCCCCTGCGACGATCTCGCGATCCGTGCGCACACAGCTGACGCGCTTCCTTGCCGCCACAAGCGCCTCGCCCTCGCCGCGACGATCCTCGGCTCCAGCATGGCGTTCATCGACGGCTCTGTTGTCAACGTCGCCTTGCCGTCCATCCAGACCGAACTCGGCGCGAGCGTCGCGGCGATGCAATGGGTCGTCAATGCGTATCTGCTGCTGCTCGGCTCGCTGGTGCTCGTCGGCGGCGCGCTGGGCGACAAGCTCGGGCGGCGCACGGTGTTCGTCGCGGGCATCGTGCTGTTCACGGCGGCATCGGCGGCCTGCGGGCTCGCGCCGGCATCCGGCGCGCTGATCGCCGCGCGTGCCGCACAAGGCGCGGGGGCCGCGCTGCTGGTGCCGAGCAGTCTCGCGATCATCGGCGCGGTGTTCGACGAGCGCGAGCGCGGCCACGCGATCGGCACCTGGGCCGGCTTCGGCGCGATCACATCGGCGCTCGGGCCGGTCGCGGGCGGCTGGCTCGTCGATGCGTTTTCGTGGCGCGCGATCTTCTATCTCAACGTGCCCATCGCGGTGCTCACGATTGCGCTCGCGCTGCCGTCGGTGCCCAACAGCCGCGATACGAGCGCGTCGCAGCGGCTCGACTGGGCGGGCGCGCTGACGGCCGCAGTGGGACTCGGCGCGCTCACATATGGGCTCACGCTCGCGTCGTCGCATGGTTTCGACGATGAAACCGTGCTCGGCGCGATCGCCGGCGGGCTGGTGCTGTGCGGTGCATTCGTCGCAATCGAGGCACGCAGCGCCGACCCGATGATGCCGCTCGATGTGTTTCATTCGCGAGATTTCAGCGGCGCGAACCTCGTCACGCTGCTGCTGTATTTCGGGCTCGGCGGCGCGCTGTTTTTCCTGCCGTTCACGCTGATCCGCGCGCACGGCTACACGGCGACGGAAGCGGGCGCGGCGCTGCTGCCCGTACCTGTCGTGATCGGCGTGCTGTCGCGTTTCACGGGCGGTCTCGCCGCACGCTTCGGCCCGCGCGCGTTGCTGACGGCGGGCCCCGTGATCGCGGCAGCGGGCTTCGCGCTGCTCGCGCTGCCGGGCTGGCTCGACATGGACCGCGCGCACTACTGGACGAGCTACTTCCCTGCGCTCGCCGTGCTCGGCCTCGGCATGACCATCACCGTCGCGCCGCTGACGACCACGGTGATGACGTCCGTCACTGCCGCGCGCACGGGCGTCGCGTCGGGCATCAACAATGCGGTCGCGCGGATCGCGAGTCTGCTCGCCATTGCGGTGCTCGGCATCGTGTTCGTCTGGTCGCACGACGCGGCGCTGTCCGAGCGGCTCGCGCAACTGCATATTCCGACCGATCTGCATCGCGCGGGCCAACTGCTCGCGCCCGACACGATGGTGGGCGCGCATGCCGTGCCCACGCGTATTGTCGATGCGCAATCCGATGCGATCGATGCAGGTCTGCGCGCCGTCGCGCTGGTGTCGGCGCTATGCGCGTTGCTGGGCGCGGCCTGCGCGGCGATGACGATACGCGGACAGCATCGCTGATGCATTTTGCAGCCAGAACACATCGACACTTCGTGCAAGCCTGAAACATCGCGCGCACCGGGTCGCAGATACTGACCGTCATCCATCCCACACGAGAAGGAAGCCCGACATGACGATCACCTGTTTCATCCGCTATCAGATCGATCCGTTCCAGCGCGACGCGTTCCGGCAATACGCCGAGAACTGGGGAGAAATCATCCCGCGCTGCGGCGGCCATCTGCTCGGCTATTTCCTGCCGCACGAAGGCACGAACGACATCGCGTGGGGCCTGATTGCGTTCGACAGCCTCGCCGCGTACGAGGCGTATCGCGCGCGGCTGCGCACGGATCCCGCATCGGTCGAGAACTTCCG
This genomic interval from Paraburkholderia sabiae contains the following:
- a CDS encoding NIPSNAP family protein, producing the protein MTITCFIRYQIDPFQRDAFRQYAENWGEIIPRCGGHLLGYFLPHEGTNDIAWGLIAFDSLAAYEAYRARLRTDPASVENFRMAQAKRFILREERTFTEVVEGTLGKPAQAVRG
- a CDS encoding DHA2 family efflux MFS transporter permease subunit gives rise to the protein MSDHASLDGKRHPPHAFPAQASPCDDLAIRAHTADALPCRHKRLALAATILGSSMAFIDGSVVNVALPSIQTELGASVAAMQWVVNAYLLLLGSLVLVGGALGDKLGRRTVFVAGIVLFTAASAACGLAPASGALIAARAAQGAGAALLVPSSLAIIGAVFDERERGHAIGTWAGFGAITSALGPVAGGWLVDAFSWRAIFYLNVPIAVLTIALALPSVPNSRDTSASQRLDWAGALTAAVGLGALTYGLTLASSHGFDDETVLGAIAGGLVLCGAFVAIEARSADPMMPLDVFHSRDFSGANLVTLLLYFGLGGALFFLPFTLIRAHGYTATEAGAALLPVPVVIGVLSRFTGGLAARFGPRALLTAGPVIAAAGFALLALPGWLDMDRAHYWTSYFPALAVLGLGMTITVAPLTTTVMTSVTAARTGVASGINNAVARIASLLAIAVLGIVFVWSHDAALSERLAQLHIPTDLHRAGQLLAPDTMVGAHAVPTRIVDAQSDAIDAGLRAVALVSALCALLGAACAAMTIRGQHR